From the genome of Bactrocera oleae isolate idBacOlea1 chromosome 2, idBacOlea1, whole genome shotgun sequence, one region includes:
- the LOC138855772 gene encoding uncharacterized protein, protein MASYRSARTHIGWFAKLSLTLIIALVLRQNGIQGQKSFGPSINCGPNSVYPESCKYGSFSINFNPEFCRPRTLCRKGVGEVCREYGGSSDCKPGLNCNCYRRCSEHPDTCSFFGNGILDLNTKN, encoded by the exons atggctTCTTATCGAAGTGCACGTACACACATCGGTTGGTTCGCCAAGCTGAGCTTGACATTGATAATTGCCTTAGTTTTGCGACAAAATGGAATTCAAGGGCA gAAATCATTCGGCCCCTCCATTAATTGTGGCCCAAACAGTGTGTATCCTGAAAGTTGCAAATATG GCAGCTTCAGTATAAATTTTAATCCCGAATTCTGTCGTCCACGCACACTATGTCGCAAGGGTGTGGGTGAGGTCTGCCGTGAATATGGCGGAAGCAGCGATTGTAAACCGGGTTTGAACTGCAACTGTTATCGTCGCTGTAGTGAACATCCCGATACCTGCTCATTTTTTGGTAACGGTATATTGGATTTGAATACTAAAAATTAG